GGGGTTACCACCGCGTTGCCCAGGATCACGATCTCCTCCACCGCGATGAGGGGTTTTTGCAGGAGCACCTCCCGCCCAGCCCGGCGGGACACCTTGAGGGTTCCCCCCTCCTTGGAAAGGTAGGCTTCGTTTTCCAGGACGTAGACTACGCCCACCCCGCCACCCCCTTCCGCCACAGCTCGGGCTGGCAGGCGCCCCGTACGCTACACCCCTCGCACTTGGAGGGGGGAACCTCTACCCTTGGGGGGCGAGGGCTTTGGAGAAGGGCCCGCATTCGGACTACAGCCGCCTCCACGGCGCGAAAGAGCTCTGGGGTGAAAACCACTTCCCGGCGGGTGTGGCTTTTGTGGTAGTAAACGAATCCCCTCCGGGCCTTGATCCCTCTGGATTCCCGGAGACAAAGGGCCTGAGCGGCAAGCTGCACGGCATCGGAGAGGTAGGCCTCTTCCTTGGCCCGGCCCAGCTTGTACTCCACGGGGCAGGCCTCCCCCCGCCGCCACTCCAGCCGATCCACCACTCCAAGAAGCCCAAGCCGGTCCGACCACACCCAAAGCCCGCTCTCCTCCCCCGGCTCGGTGTAGGCCCTTTCGTGGAGGTAGTGGCCCTCAATCAGGTGGTGGTTGGCGTGCGCTTCCCCCAGGACGTACTCCAGATAGAAGCGCCGGGGGCAGTAGACCACCGTGTTCACCTTGGAGAGGGGCAGGTATTCCACGGCTCCCCCATGGCCCATGCCCTAGACCTACCTCGGGGGCGTCGCGCCCTTGGGTGACACGTGTCTGTCACCGAGGGAAGTGGCCGAAAGGTTCTCGGTTGAGCCCTGGAGGTGAGCCGTGGGCCTGCGGTGGGCTTTGACCCTTCTTGTCCTGGGACTGGCCGCCTGCAACGGTGGTGGGTACAACGCCAGCGGCACCTGGGAAGGTGTGGCCACGAACCGGAGCTATCCCTTTCCCTCTCTCGGACCCGCCTTCAAAGCTCGGGCTTTTCCCATGGGATAGGGGCTCCTGGCCCAAAAGACGGCGGCGCTTCTGGAGGAAGGGCGGTAAGCCGGGTGGCCTTTGGGGGGAGGAGGGGTTTGTGGTAGAATGGGCCCAATCTATGGAAAGCCGCCTGCCGGACTTCCTTCGCCTTCTTAGGGAAAGCCCCAAAGGGCTTCCCGTGCGGGAGATCGCCGCCCGGCTCGGAGTGAGGCGGCAGAGCGTTTACCGCCTGAGGGACAAGGCGCAAAGCCTCGGGGTCTGGGTGGAAACCCACGGAGAAAACCCGGAGGTCCCCCCTGGGTGGATGCGCCTCGAGGCGCCCTTAGAAGTGACCGTCCGCCTCACCCTCGAGGAGGCCGAGGCCCTAAGGGCTGCCGTGGAGCGGATGGAACCCTTGACCCCCTTGGCCAAAAGGGCCTTGGAACGCTTGGCCCTCCGCACCCTTGCCGCGCCCGGGAAGGACCGGCAGGACCCCGTGGTCTACACCCCCCTGGCGGACGAGTACCCCCCGGGGCTTTTTGAGCGGGCGGTGCGGGCCATCCGGGAGCGGCGAACCTGCCAGGTCACCTACAAGAACGCCAAAGGGGAGGTCAAGACCTACCGCTTTGACCCCTACGCCCTCATTGCCCGCGACCCGCACCTCTACCTGGTGGGGGCCAACCACAACTCCCGGCGGGCGGGGCACGACCCCGTGAAGGACCTTAGGCTGGACCAGATCCTGGACCTTCGGCTTACTCGCGAGCGTTTTAGGAAGCCCCGCTTTGACGTGCGGGCCTACGCGCAACGCCGCTTCCGGGCCTTCGCCGGGGAGGGGGCTCCCGTGCGGGTCCGGGTGCGCTTTAGCCCTGAGAAGGCGGGCTTCATCCGCCGGACCCGCCGCCACCCCACCCAGGTGGTGGAGGACCTCCCCGACGGGAGCGTGGTCTGGCAGGTGGAGGTGCCCCTCTCTGAGGACCTGGTGCACTTCATCGTGGGCTACGGCCCCCACGCCACCGTGCTGGAGCCCGAGGAGCTGAGGCGGCGGGTGGTGGCCTGGGCCAAGGGGGCGGTGGCGGCAAACGAGGGGGTTTTGTCACCGGAAGGGGTGACGGGACTGGATTAACCTGCCCTGAGGTTAGGATGGAGCGGGTGATGGTACAAGCTTCTACCGTGGCTAGGGCCAAGCGGCTCGTGGCCGACGTGCGTTTCGGCGAGGCTCCTAGGGAAGCCCTCTTGGCCTATAAAGAAGCGCTTGACGAGCCGGAGTTTGCGGCCTTCCTGGAACGGATAGATCCCCGGATCGTACGCTACCTGCGCGTGGCGCCTGGGGGTTCGCAGGCCCTCTCTGATCCCAAGGGCAAGGACCTGCTCCTGTACCTCCATCCCTTGCCCGGTGAGCGCCAGATGCGGGCTGCCTACGAGGTGGCGATTGAGGGCTTCCTGGAGCACCTCGAGGCCAAAGGCTACCCCGTGGTGGAGCGAGGTGCAGGCTGGGTGAAGGCGTACGTGAGCCCCAAGGCCCCGTCCTTGGACCTCGAGGGGGCCTGGAAGGCCTACATAGAGGAAGCCTTTAGCCTGGAGGGGCTTTCGGCTAGGCTTCTTCCCCTTCTGAACTCCGTGCGGCTAGCCGGGCGGGGCATCAGCGCCCCCAAGGTGCCCGTGCCCACCCTGGGAGCCCGGGACTTCCTCGCCGCCTGGTACCTCGCCAACCTGCTTTCCGTCAAAGAGCGTCTAGCCTGGCGGGATCAGGAAATACGCCGCCTAGAGGAGGAGGCTTCCCGCCTTCCTGAAGGTTCGGAGAAGTCCAGGAAGCTCCGGGAGCTGGAAAAGCGGCGGCAGGACCAAGAGAAGGAGCTTAAGAAATACGGGGGGGAGCTTCGGAAGAAGTGGGAAGAAATCGTCCGGGAGGAAGAGAAAAGGGCCGAAAAGCGGCGCAAGCTGGAAGAGCGGCTGCAAAGGGCCAAACCCAAGGATAGGCCCCGCTTAGAGAACGAGCTTTTGGCCCTCGAGCCTCCCCTCGCCGAGTGGGCTCTAGAGGGTCTGGAAAAAGCCAAAGACGACCCCGGACGGCTTTGGACGTGGCTGGACCCGGAAAGCCCCGAGGCTCCCGGGGCGATCCAGAGGCTTAAGCCGTATCTGGGGCGCTTCGGCCCTTTGGCCAAAGGGCAGCTCAACACCGCTGTGGGCAACAAGTTTACCAAGATCCTCGAGGAGCTCCTCCGCCTCCTCAGCCTTTCGTCCCCCGATGTGGAGGTGCCGCCTCTGGTTTCCGAAACCCCCTTTGCCTTGGACCTAAGGGATCCGGGGGATAAAGCCGATGTCTGTTACGGGTGCGGGCGCCCCCTGGGCAAGGACAAGCTCAAGGCCAGCAAGCTGGTGTTCGCCAGCCCAAGCCAGCGCCTGCAAAGCGGAAATGGTCAGGAAGAGCCCTGGGTCTGCCCTTCCTGCGCCGCCCTTGCCCTCCTTTCCCCCATCAAACCCGGGGAGGGGAGCGTCTTGGTGCAGGTAGGAAGCTATGGGGCTCCCGAGGCGGCCAAGCACTTCGCCCGCCTCCTGGTTACGGGAACCCTGCACGTGGCAGCCGGGCGCTACCTGCTCCTAAATAGCCCACAGGTAGGGGGGAAGCCCTTGGCCCAAGCTTTGGGCCGCGTGGTCTACGCCCTCCAGGCCTTGGGGCAAGAGGTAAACCCCAAGGTCCTGGAGCGCTTTCCCTTCTACCTGGTGGAGGGCGCGCAAGAAATCCCCCTTCCCCCTAGAGCGCTCTGGCTTTCCCACGTCCTGCAAAGGGCCTTTGCCTCCCGGCCGGATGAGGGCGGCGAGGTCAACCGCCCCTTGGGGGAGGCCTTGCGCTATGCCCTGGGCGACCTTCCCTGGCATGCCCTGTACACCTTGGCGCGGCGCTATGGCCGGGTGGCCGATCGGTTTTCGCTGGAGGATGGCCTGATGCGGTATGCGAGCCTTTTGGAAAAGGAGGTGGGCATGAAGGAAAACACGGACCTTTCCCAACGTTTCCGGGACGTGGCCGGCCTCACCGGGCTTCTCAGCGCCTGGGTGGGGTACGTGGAGGGCCAGGTGGGCCGGAACTCCCAGGAAGCCAAACGGGCGGTGGTGAAGCTTCTGGATAACCTGGAGCGCCCTGGGGACTTCCTGTACGTGGCCGCCTACCACCTGGACAGCACCCAGGCCCGGCTTTACGAGGCGGGCGGGGCTTTCTTCTACCAGGAGGCCAAGCGGCTCCTCCAGGAGGCGGGGGCCAGGGCGCAGGAGGCGGAGGAAGGCTCGGGCCGCTTCCTGACCGTCTCCCAGGACGACCTTCACCGGGTTTACGCGCACCTGGCGGCGCGCTATCCGGGCAAGGCCTGGGAAGGGTTTATCTACGAGGTGCGTCTAAGTCTGGCCTCGAGGTTCCCCCAGTACATCCGGATGGAGAAGGAGGGTTAGGATGGCGAGCGGACTCACCCCCAAAGGCGAGGCCCTGTACCACTGGGACATCTACGCCCTGCTCTACGCCCCCCAGGAGGTCTACTTTGGCCACGAGACCCAGGTGAACGTGAACCTCATTGAGACCGTAAGCCTCCCCGACGGGAGCGAGCGGGTTTACCTTTCCCCCACCAAGCGCCGCGGGGTGGAGCGGCGGGCCCTCCTTTACGCTCCCGTGGAGCGGAATGGGCAGCACCTTTACCTCACCGACCTCCTGAACTGCGGCATCCCCAACACCTGTGGCCGGGAGAACTGCCCCGTCTGCCGGGTCTACGGGGCCTTGGTCACGGAGCGGCGGGGGAATACCGAACGCACCACTTTCATCGGCCGGCTCACCCACGGAGGTGGCGTGTCCATACCCGCTTGGCAGCCCCTGGAAAAGCAGCGGGCCATGCACCCTTCCGACCTTAGGCGGGAGTCGGGCGAAGAGCCCCAGCCCTTCAGGCGGCAGTACGGGGCTCCGGGCCTCCTCTTCCCCGTGTACAACCACGTCCTTGCCGCGAGCGAAAGGGAGTTCCGGGCGGTGGCCTACGCCTTCCTGGCAAGCCTTCCTCGGCTCGGGGCGGGAAACCCCAAAGGGCTGGACCTCTACGAGGACGAGACCTTCGGCCCCTACCTGGTCCTGGACCGCTACAAGGCCCCTTTGGGGCGGCGGGTGGTCCTCCCGCCCACCCTTAAGGACCCCGGGGAGGCCCTGGCGGAGTTCCGGCGCAGGGCGGAGGATGCCCCCGAAGGAGAAGCGCTTTTCCAGCGCCACCGGGGGAGGGCGGCCTTGGAGGCGCTTCGGAGGTTGGCCAAGGCTTTTGTGGAGGAGGACCTTCCGGCTCTGGCTTCCGCTTCCTAACATGCACGCCATCGCCCTCAGGATCCGGCCCACCTCGGCCCTCACCTTCCGGGTGCTTCCCGGCTCCATCCTGGACATCGCCACCTACCCCTTCGTCCCGCCCACCACCCTTTCGGGATGGCTAAGGCGGCTCTTCTGGGCCCAGGAGGGCCTCCTTCCCCCGGATCAGAGGGAGGGGAACACCCCCCGCTTCTACGTCCTCCCCCGGCGATACCTTCCCCTTGGGGCGTACCCCGTGGGGGAGTGGAGGGTCCACCGCACCCATCGGCATGGGCCAAGGGCCTTCACCCACAGCGAGTTTTCCCGCCTGCGCCGGGAAGGCAAGCCCCCCAAGGGAGGGGACCTTCAGCTGCATACTTGGGAGTACCTCCTGGCCGAGGAGTTTTTGGGGGCGGTTTTGGCGGAGAAGGAGGAGGACCTCCGGCGCCTCCAGGGTCTTGTGGGCTACGGGGCCAAGCTGGGCAAGGAGGGCTTCGCCTACCTCGAGGCCGTGGGCGAACCCCTGGAGGTCCGCCTCGAGGAAGGGGATGCGCCCTTCACCCCCGTTCGTGCGGAAGCCTGGGGCGGGGCCATCCAGGGGGCTTACCCCCTCTACCGCTTCCGCTTTGGGGAGGCTGAAGACCCGGACCCCGCAAGCCCCGACCCCAGTCCGGTCATAGGGTACGAGGGGGCCTACTTTGTTCTCCCCCGTGGGCGGGGCCTGGCCAAAGGTTTTTCCTTGGAAGGGCGGTTTTTCGCTTGGGATCTGGTGGAGTTCCTATGGGCGAGGGCATCGGGAGGGTCTTCTTCCTAAAGGACGAGGTGGGCTTCCAGCCCCTTTCCAACCACCAGGGGCTCGTGGTCAAGCTCCTGGAGTCGTGGCGGGAAGGGGATGAGCCCCTGGCGCTTTCTCCAAAGACCAAGGAGCGCCTCCTCCTTGCGGCGCGGTACCACGACGACGGAAAGCGTTTTACCTTCCACATCGTTCCAGACGGGAAGGGCGGGCTCACCTATAGCTTCCGCGGGCACCGCTTCCGGGTGGCCCAGGCCGTCCAAGACCCCTACGCCCAGGCCCTTATCCGGGGTCACCATGATTACTCCACCCGCGAGGTGGTGAACCTGGCCGCGGACTTCCTCGAGGAGGGCTTGGGCCACCGCTTCCCCGAGGACCTTTTCCTCCTCATGATGGCCGACCAGTTGGAAGCGGAGCTTGCGGTGCGGTTGTGGCAGAGGCGGGCAGGGGAGGTCCGGCCCTTCGTGGAGTTTGACCTGTTACCCGACGGCGAAGGCGGATTCCTCTTGGACCCCTGGCCCTTCCGGGTGGACGAAGTCGCCCTGGACTTCCTGGTCTACTTCCACCCCTACCGGGGCGAGGAGGCCAAGGTCGTGGAGGGGTGGGGGCGGGCCTTGGTGGGCGCTTTGGAGGAGGGGAAGGTGCCCGAGGCCTTCCGAGAGGAAAAACGCCGGGTGCGCCTCAGGCCCTGGGCGGCCGGGGCGAGGAAAGCGGACGACCCCGAGGCCTTCTACGACCGGTTTGGCCTGAAGCCCACCCCCTTCCAAAGGGAGGTCTTCAAGGTAGCGGAGGGGGACCCCGCCCACCTCCTCCTCGCCCCCACGGGGACGGGGAAGACCGAGGCCGCAGCCTTCCCCGCCCTGGCCCGGGGGGAGCGGCTCGTCTTCGTCCTGCCCACACGGAGCCTCGTGGACGACCTGGAGGGGCGCTTTCGCTGCTATCTCAAAATCCTGGCCCAGGAGGAAGGGCGGCCTAAGGCCTTGGTGGTGGACACCGGCCACCGCCAGGCGCGCTTTCGCTTTAGCCCAGATGGCCAAGAGGAGGCCACCAAGGAGCGGCACCTCTACCACGCCGATGTCATCCTCACCACCTTGGACAAGCTCCTCTACCGCTACTTCGGCTACGCCGAGGGGGTCAAATCCTACACCTTTCCCCGGCGGATCCACGACCGGAGGACGCTTTTCGTCTTTGACGAGGTGCACCTTTACGAGGCCACCGCCTGGGTCAACTTCCGCCACCTGATCGCCTCCTTGTACAAGGCGGGCGTGCGCTTTCTGGTCATGAGCGCCACCATGCCCGGGACGTACCGGGAGGAGCTGCTCCTCGAGGGCACCCTGGAGCACCCTGCGGCCAAGCGGCCGAGCCGGGTGCTCCGCTACATGCCCCAGGGCAACCCCATGGAAATCATCCAAAGCCACCGGGGCAAGCGGGTTTTGGTGGTTCTGGAGGAGGTCAAGGAGGCGGCGGAGCTTTACAAGAGGCTCAAAGGGGAGGGGGTCTTCCTCTACCATGGCCGCCTGGCGGAGGGCCAAAGGAGAAGGGTCTTTGGGGAGGTCAAGCGCCGGGACAAGGCCCAGGAGCCTTACCTCTTGATCACCACTCCCGCCATAGAGGTGGGGGTGGACCTGGACGCAGAGGTTCTGGTCACGACCCTCTGCCCGCCGGAAAACCTTCTGCAACGCCTGGGAAGGGTGAACCGAAGGGGAGGGGGCCAAGGGGAGGCCTACGTGGTGGGGGAAACCTACCCCGACTACCTCGGAAGCCTGCCGGAG
The sequence above is drawn from the Thermus thermophilus HB8 genome and encodes:
- the cas3 gene encoding CRISPR-associated helicase Cas3', with protein sequence MGEGIGRVFFLKDEVGFQPLSNHQGLVVKLLESWREGDEPLALSPKTKERLLLAARYHDDGKRFTFHIVPDGKGGLTYSFRGHRFRVAQAVQDPYAQALIRGHHDYSTREVVNLAADFLEEGLGHRFPEDLFLLMMADQLEAELAVRLWQRRAGEVRPFVEFDLLPDGEGGFLLDPWPFRVDEVALDFLVYFHPYRGEEAKVVEGWGRALVGALEEGKVPEAFREEKRRVRLRPWAAGARKADDPEAFYDRFGLKPTPFQREVFKVAEGDPAHLLLAPTGTGKTEAAAFPALARGERLVFVLPTRSLVDDLEGRFRCYLKILAQEEGRPKALVVDTGHRQARFRFSPDGQEEATKERHLYHADVILTTLDKLLYRYFGYAEGVKSYTFPRRIHDRRTLFVFDEVHLYEATAWVNFRHLIASLYKAGVRFLVMSATMPGTYREELLLEGTLEHPAAKRPSRVLRYMPQGNPMEIIQSHRGKRVLVVLEEVKEAAELYKRLKGEGVFLYHGRLAEGQRRRVFGEVKRRDKAQEPYLLITTPAIEVGVDLDAEVLVTTLCPPENLLQRLGRVNRRGGGQGEAYVVGETYPDYLGSLPEGYLELLKALDGQDLAQGGEERLRQAIRYPKYLDPRAETFFEALQDYVYGLDLTQEPLHRKGFVATRGWTPSVRLRQGEDEVEVPIDRLVGRKEELTPVRVVERLLTDGETGNRRREEVPLRSGELYGRELVLNYPYPYDPELGFVELPKVFQRLRHPDPQRVQLLYAPEKDAGEAPEGVMDTDQVTGGGRRVLWYLGESAWAEPAKSGEVAEETEEEEEEGD
- the cas4 gene encoding CRISPR-associated protein Cas4; protein product: MEYLPLSKVNTVVYCPRRFYLEYVLGEAHANHHLIEGHYLHERAYTEPGEESGLWVWSDRLGLLGVVDRLEWRRGEACPVEYKLGRAKEEAYLSDAVQLAAQALCLRESRGIKARRGFVYYHKSHTRREVVFTPELFRAVEAAVVRMRALLQSPRPPRVEVPPSKCEGCSVRGACQPELWRKGVAGWA
- a CDS encoding helix-turn-helix transcriptional regulator encodes the protein MESRLPDFLRLLRESPKGLPVREIAARLGVRRQSVYRLRDKAQSLGVWVETHGENPEVPPGWMRLEAPLEVTVRLTLEEAEALRAAVERMEPLTPLAKRALERLALRTLAAPGKDRQDPVVYTPLADEYPPGLFERAVRAIRERRTCQVTYKNAKGEVKTYRFDPYALIARDPHLYLVGANHNSRRAGHDPVKDLRLDQILDLRLTRERFRKPRFDVRAYAQRRFRAFAGEGAPVRVRVRFSPEKAGFIRRTRRHPTQVVEDLPDGSVVWQVEVPLSEDLVHFIVGYGPHATVLEPEELRRRVVAWAKGAVAANEGVLSPEGVTGLD